AAGCCATTGCTTCTTGCTCTTCTGCTTCATCTTTAGCTTTAACAGATAGGTTGATTACGCGATTCTTACGGTCTACACCAGTAAACTTCGCTTCAACACTGTCGCCAACGCTTAGGATTAGAGAAGCATCTTCTACGCGGTCGCGAGCAACTTCAGAAGCGCGGATGTAACCCTCTACGCCTTCTTCTAGTTCGATAGTTGCACCTTTAGCATCTACTGCAGTAACAGTACCGTTAACTAGTGCACCTTTCTTGTTCTCAGAAACGTAAGCATTGAATGGGTCATTTTCCATTTGCTTAACACCTAGAGAAATGCGCTCACGCTCTGCGTCAACTGCTAGAACAACTGCAGAGATCTCGTCACCTTTCTTGTACTCACGTACTGCTTCTTCACCAGCAACATTCCAAGAAATGTCAGATAGGTGAACAAGACCGTCGATGCCGCCATCTAGGCCGATGAAGATACCAAAGTCAGTGATAGACTTGATCTTACCAGTCACCTTGTCGCCTTTAGCTTGCGCTTCAGCGAAAGATTGCCATGGGTTAGCTTTACACTGTTTCAGGCCTAGAGAGATACGACGACGTTCTTCGTCGATTTCAAGAACCATAACCTCAACTTCGTCGCCAACATTAACAACTTTAGATGGGTGGATGTTCTTGTTAGTCCAATCCATTTCAGAAACGTGTACTAGACCTTCAACGCCTTCTTCAATTTCAACGAAACAGCCGTAGTCAGTTAGGTTAGTAACGCGACCAGAAAGTTTGTGACCTTCTGGGTAACGTTTAGCGATTGCTACCCATGGATCTTCGCCTAGTTGCTTAAGACCTAGTGATACACGTGTGCGCTCACGGTCGAACTTAAGAACTTTAACTTGGATCTCGTCACCAACGTTCACGATCTCAGAAGGGTGCTTAACGCGCTTCCAAGCCATATCTGTGATGTGTAGAAGACCGTCAACACCACCTAGATCTACGAATGCACCGTAGTCTGTTAGGTTCTTAACGATACCTTTAACTTCTGCGCCTTCTTGTAGAGACTCAAGAAGCTCATCACGCTCAACGCTGTTCTCAGACTCGATTACCGCACGGCGAGAAACAACCACGTTGTTACGCTTCTGGTCAAGTTTGATAACTTTGAACTCTAGCTCTTTGTTTTCTAGGTGAGCAGTGTCGCGGATTG
This window of the Vibrio neptunius genome carries:
- the rpsA gene encoding 30S ribosomal protein S1, with the protein product MTESFAQLFEEFLNETEFQQGTIVKGTVVAIENGFVLVDAGLKSESAIPAEQFKNAAGELEVELGSEVDVALDAVEDGFGETQLSREKAKRHEAWIVLEKAYEEAETVVGIINGKVKGGFTVELNGIRAFLPGSLVDVRPIRDTAHLENKELEFKVIKLDQKRNNVVVSRRAVIESENSVERDELLESLQEGAEVKGIVKNLTDYGAFVDLGGVDGLLHITDMAWKRVKHPSEIVNVGDEIQVKVLKFDRERTRVSLGLKQLGEDPWVAIAKRYPEGHKLSGRVTNLTDYGCFVEIEEGVEGLVHVSEMDWTNKNIHPSKVVNVGDEVEVMVLEIDEERRRISLGLKQCKANPWQSFAEAQAKGDKVTGKIKSITDFGIFIGLDGGIDGLVHLSDISWNVAGEEAVREYKKGDEISAVVLAVDAERERISLGVKQMENDPFNAYVSENKKGALVNGTVTAVDAKGATIELEEGVEGYIRASEVARDRVEDASLILSVGDSVEAKFTGVDRKNRVINLSVKAKDEAEEQEAMASLNKADDASFGNAMADAFKAAKGE